A section of the Leptidea sinapis chromosome 26, ilLepSina1.1, whole genome shotgun sequence genome encodes:
- the LOC126972533 gene encoding putative uncharacterized protein DDB_G0279653 isoform X3 — MKAITSNTCSRKMLETPTFDHHDTIYKDSVNAIAPMSMFSNKQVLLKELSKDYILIPKTNIIHESNIINLSIQNKHPDENKDSDWRTKYNILDELKQTQKEIRPEVTKEEDKIFSEYNDRDFMKIEQKTNDFIFPEKDIDGSKSKENYEEIKTCSKFLPSKEIHANSKNKNFECVINNDPLKFTEKPTHIESLPNEINSYVMSNLNVTNQTRRSDGDSNVSEVTEPGMNKYQSNQKIYGSIYKENETNQEQLELSKVATKSEEQEFNTEILLDSKHNIITEIDSTIESNLQSLHLEPVAKQQPEETAVISNVYAQEINPQNESTESDIPDDVVTDLKDVTGESENDPNNYEQHIEDTITTRPEADIEHEQSQIEEYENEQRNLFYSESADENYIYNEETAHPENVNNEQYSYYEAVKDQPAYAAEIDEHLETNERYDPNYEQQYDNVYQENQYQQQIHEDYITQEDNLNYERQQYEVYEGQEDPNLNYNQPMQQNYENQNSEQSNVIANEEQQQIQDPIMSISNENEMNIPQSSTAYIPQSQVILTETLANVEQQLDVEDEYIEDKANEENDDKNLTLSPKDLHHPSDLIQA; from the exons ATGAAG gccATAACATCGAATACTTGTTCTAGAAAAATGCTCGAAACACCCACATTTGATCATCACGATACAATTTACAAAGACTCAGTCAATGCAATTGCCCCCATGTCTATGTTTTCAAATAAACAAGTCTTATTGAAAGAATTGAGCAAAGACTATATATTAATCCCAAAAACGAATATTATCCATgaatctaatattattaatctttCAATCCAAAATAAACATCCGGATGAAAATAAAGATTCAGACTGGAGAACTAAGTACAATATATTAGATGAATTGAAACAAACTCAAAAAGAAATTAGGCCGGAAGTAACAAAAGAAGaggataaaatattttctgaatataatgacagggattttatgaaaattgaacAAAAGACAAATGATTTCATTTTTCCAGAAAAGGATATCGATGGTTCAAAAAGCAAAGAGAATTATGAAGAAATTAAGACATGTTCTAAATTCTTACCCAGTAAGGAAATTCACGccaattctaaaaataaaaattttgaatgcGTAATAAACAATGATCCACTAAAATTTACTGAAAAACCTACTCATATTGAGAGTCTCCCAAATGAAATCAATTCATATGTAATGtctaatttaaatgtaacaaaTCAAACGCGAAGAAGCGATGGCGATAGTAACGTTAGTGAGGTTACAGAACCAGGAATGAATAAATATCAATCAAACCAAAAAATATACGGATCcatttataaagaaaatgaaacaaatcAGGAACAATTAGAATTGAGTAAAGTAGCTACTAAAAGTGAAGAGCAAGAGTTCAATACGGAAATATTACTAGATTCCAAGCACAATATTATAACGGAAATAGACAGTACAATTGAATCCAATTTGCAATCCTTGCATTTGGAACCTGTTGCAAAACAACAACCTGAAGAGACAGCTGTGATAAGCAATGTATATGCTCAAGAAATAAATCCTCAAAATGAGTCGACAGAGAGTGACATACCCGATGATGTTGTGACGGATTTGAAAGATGTTACAGGTGAAAGTGAAAATGATCCAAACAACTATGAGCAACATATTGAAGATACCATTACTACACGTCCAGAAGCGGACATTGAGCATGAACAATCCCAGATAGAAGAATATGAAAACGaacaaagaaatttattttattctgaaaGTGCTGATGAGAATTACATTTACAATGAAGAAACGGCACACCCAGAAAACGTAAATAATGAACAGTATTCGTATTATGAAGCAGTCAAAGATCAACCTGCTTATGCTGCGGAAATTGACGAACATTTGGAGACGAATGAACGTTATGATCCTAATTATGAACAACAATACGATAATGTTTATCAAGAAAATCAATACCAACAACAGATTCACGAAGATTACATTACTCAAgaagataatttaaattatgaacGACAGCAATATGAAGTTTATGAAGGCCAAGAAGATCCTAATCTAAACTATAACCAGCCTATGCAACAAAACTATGAAAATCAAAATTCTGAGCAGAGTAATGTGATTGCGAACGAAGAACAACAGCAAATTCAAGACCCAATCATGAGTATTTCTAACGAAAATGAAATGAACATACCACAATCATCCACGGCTTACATTCCTCAGTCCCAAGTTATACTTACCGAAACATTGGCGAATGTAGAACAACAATTGGATGTAGAGGATGAATATATTGAGGATAAAGCAAATGAGGAAAATGATGATAAAAATCTTACACTTTCGCCGAAAGATTTGCATCATCCGAGTGATTTAATACAAGCATAA
- the LOC126972533 gene encoding putative uncharacterized protein DDB_G0279653 isoform X2, with the protein MGKSSKKVKSDRINALRKQYDAFLEEDKKRKDRNEFILGCLDKVSSRSFDKSVSMKAITSNTCSRKMLETPTFDHHDTIYKDSVNAIAPMSMFSNKQVLLKELSKDYILIPKTNIIHESNIINLSIQNKHPDENKDSDWRTKYNILDELKQTQKEIRPEVTKEEDKIFSEYNDRDFMKIEQKTNDFIFPEKDIDGSKSKENYEEIKTCSKFLPSKEIHANSKNKNFECVINNDPLKFTEKPTHIESLPNEINSYVMSNLNVTNQTRRSDGDSNVSEVTEPGMNKYQSNQKIYGSIYKENETNQEQLELSKVATKSEEQEFNTEILLDSKHNIITEIDSTIESNLQSLHLEPVAKQQPEETAVISNVYAQEINPQNESTESDIPDDVVTDLKDVTGESENDPNNYEQHIEDTITTRPEADIEHEQSQIEEYENEQRNLFYSESADENYIYNEETAHPENVNNEQYSYYEAVKDQPAYAAEIDEHLETNERYDPNYEQQYDNVYQENQYQQQIHEDYITQEDNLNYERQQYEVYEGQEDPNLNYNQPMQQNYENQNSEQSNVIANEEQQQIQDPIMSISNENEMNIPQSSTAYIPQSQVILTETLANVEQQLDVEDEYIEDKANEENDDKNLTLSPKDLHHPSDLIQA; encoded by the exons AGTCAAATCCGACCGCATAAATGCACTGAGAAAACAATATGATGCATTTTTAGAAGAAGATAAAAAACGCAAGGATCGTAATGAGTTTATTTTGGGATGTCTAGACAAAGTGAGCTCAAGATCGTTCGATAAGTCAGTGTCAATGAAG gccATAACATCGAATACTTGTTCTAGAAAAATGCTCGAAACACCCACATTTGATCATCACGATACAATTTACAAAGACTCAGTCAATGCAATTGCCCCCATGTCTATGTTTTCAAATAAACAAGTCTTATTGAAAGAATTGAGCAAAGACTATATATTAATCCCAAAAACGAATATTATCCATgaatctaatattattaatctttCAATCCAAAATAAACATCCGGATGAAAATAAAGATTCAGACTGGAGAACTAAGTACAATATATTAGATGAATTGAAACAAACTCAAAAAGAAATTAGGCCGGAAGTAACAAAAGAAGaggataaaatattttctgaatataatgacagggattttatgaaaattgaacAAAAGACAAATGATTTCATTTTTCCAGAAAAGGATATCGATGGTTCAAAAAGCAAAGAGAATTATGAAGAAATTAAGACATGTTCTAAATTCTTACCCAGTAAGGAAATTCACGccaattctaaaaataaaaattttgaatgcGTAATAAACAATGATCCACTAAAATTTACTGAAAAACCTACTCATATTGAGAGTCTCCCAAATGAAATCAATTCATATGTAATGtctaatttaaatgtaacaaaTCAAACGCGAAGAAGCGATGGCGATAGTAACGTTAGTGAGGTTACAGAACCAGGAATGAATAAATATCAATCAAACCAAAAAATATACGGATCcatttataaagaaaatgaaacaaatcAGGAACAATTAGAATTGAGTAAAGTAGCTACTAAAAGTGAAGAGCAAGAGTTCAATACGGAAATATTACTAGATTCCAAGCACAATATTATAACGGAAATAGACAGTACAATTGAATCCAATTTGCAATCCTTGCATTTGGAACCTGTTGCAAAACAACAACCTGAAGAGACAGCTGTGATAAGCAATGTATATGCTCAAGAAATAAATCCTCAAAATGAGTCGACAGAGAGTGACATACCCGATGATGTTGTGACGGATTTGAAAGATGTTACAGGTGAAAGTGAAAATGATCCAAACAACTATGAGCAACATATTGAAGATACCATTACTACACGTCCAGAAGCGGACATTGAGCATGAACAATCCCAGATAGAAGAATATGAAAACGaacaaagaaatttattttattctgaaaGTGCTGATGAGAATTACATTTACAATGAAGAAACGGCACACCCAGAAAACGTAAATAATGAACAGTATTCGTATTATGAAGCAGTCAAAGATCAACCTGCTTATGCTGCGGAAATTGACGAACATTTGGAGACGAATGAACGTTATGATCCTAATTATGAACAACAATACGATAATGTTTATCAAGAAAATCAATACCAACAACAGATTCACGAAGATTACATTACTCAAgaagataatttaaattatgaacGACAGCAATATGAAGTTTATGAAGGCCAAGAAGATCCTAATCTAAACTATAACCAGCCTATGCAACAAAACTATGAAAATCAAAATTCTGAGCAGAGTAATGTGATTGCGAACGAAGAACAACAGCAAATTCAAGACCCAATCATGAGTATTTCTAACGAAAATGAAATGAACATACCACAATCATCCACGGCTTACATTCCTCAGTCCCAAGTTATACTTACCGAAACATTGGCGAATGTAGAACAACAATTGGATGTAGAGGATGAATATATTGAGGATAAAGCAAATGAGGAAAATGATGATAAAAATCTTACACTTTCGCCGAAAGATTTGCATCATCCGAGTGATTTAATACAAGCATAA
- the LOC126972533 gene encoding putative uncharacterized protein DDB_G0279653 isoform X1, giving the protein MLNRYKIWADLTLRHSYISEVKSDRINALRKQYDAFLEEDKKRKDRNEFILGCLDKVSSRSFDKSVSMKAITSNTCSRKMLETPTFDHHDTIYKDSVNAIAPMSMFSNKQVLLKELSKDYILIPKTNIIHESNIINLSIQNKHPDENKDSDWRTKYNILDELKQTQKEIRPEVTKEEDKIFSEYNDRDFMKIEQKTNDFIFPEKDIDGSKSKENYEEIKTCSKFLPSKEIHANSKNKNFECVINNDPLKFTEKPTHIESLPNEINSYVMSNLNVTNQTRRSDGDSNVSEVTEPGMNKYQSNQKIYGSIYKENETNQEQLELSKVATKSEEQEFNTEILLDSKHNIITEIDSTIESNLQSLHLEPVAKQQPEETAVISNVYAQEINPQNESTESDIPDDVVTDLKDVTGESENDPNNYEQHIEDTITTRPEADIEHEQSQIEEYENEQRNLFYSESADENYIYNEETAHPENVNNEQYSYYEAVKDQPAYAAEIDEHLETNERYDPNYEQQYDNVYQENQYQQQIHEDYITQEDNLNYERQQYEVYEGQEDPNLNYNQPMQQNYENQNSEQSNVIANEEQQQIQDPIMSISNENEMNIPQSSTAYIPQSQVILTETLANVEQQLDVEDEYIEDKANEENDDKNLTLSPKDLHHPSDLIQA; this is encoded by the exons AGTCAAATCCGACCGCATAAATGCACTGAGAAAACAATATGATGCATTTTTAGAAGAAGATAAAAAACGCAAGGATCGTAATGAGTTTATTTTGGGATGTCTAGACAAAGTGAGCTCAAGATCGTTCGATAAGTCAGTGTCAATGAAG gccATAACATCGAATACTTGTTCTAGAAAAATGCTCGAAACACCCACATTTGATCATCACGATACAATTTACAAAGACTCAGTCAATGCAATTGCCCCCATGTCTATGTTTTCAAATAAACAAGTCTTATTGAAAGAATTGAGCAAAGACTATATATTAATCCCAAAAACGAATATTATCCATgaatctaatattattaatctttCAATCCAAAATAAACATCCGGATGAAAATAAAGATTCAGACTGGAGAACTAAGTACAATATATTAGATGAATTGAAACAAACTCAAAAAGAAATTAGGCCGGAAGTAACAAAAGAAGaggataaaatattttctgaatataatgacagggattttatgaaaattgaacAAAAGACAAATGATTTCATTTTTCCAGAAAAGGATATCGATGGTTCAAAAAGCAAAGAGAATTATGAAGAAATTAAGACATGTTCTAAATTCTTACCCAGTAAGGAAATTCACGccaattctaaaaataaaaattttgaatgcGTAATAAACAATGATCCACTAAAATTTACTGAAAAACCTACTCATATTGAGAGTCTCCCAAATGAAATCAATTCATATGTAATGtctaatttaaatgtaacaaaTCAAACGCGAAGAAGCGATGGCGATAGTAACGTTAGTGAGGTTACAGAACCAGGAATGAATAAATATCAATCAAACCAAAAAATATACGGATCcatttataaagaaaatgaaacaaatcAGGAACAATTAGAATTGAGTAAAGTAGCTACTAAAAGTGAAGAGCAAGAGTTCAATACGGAAATATTACTAGATTCCAAGCACAATATTATAACGGAAATAGACAGTACAATTGAATCCAATTTGCAATCCTTGCATTTGGAACCTGTTGCAAAACAACAACCTGAAGAGACAGCTGTGATAAGCAATGTATATGCTCAAGAAATAAATCCTCAAAATGAGTCGACAGAGAGTGACATACCCGATGATGTTGTGACGGATTTGAAAGATGTTACAGGTGAAAGTGAAAATGATCCAAACAACTATGAGCAACATATTGAAGATACCATTACTACACGTCCAGAAGCGGACATTGAGCATGAACAATCCCAGATAGAAGAATATGAAAACGaacaaagaaatttattttattctgaaaGTGCTGATGAGAATTACATTTACAATGAAGAAACGGCACACCCAGAAAACGTAAATAATGAACAGTATTCGTATTATGAAGCAGTCAAAGATCAACCTGCTTATGCTGCGGAAATTGACGAACATTTGGAGACGAATGAACGTTATGATCCTAATTATGAACAACAATACGATAATGTTTATCAAGAAAATCAATACCAACAACAGATTCACGAAGATTACATTACTCAAgaagataatttaaattatgaacGACAGCAATATGAAGTTTATGAAGGCCAAGAAGATCCTAATCTAAACTATAACCAGCCTATGCAACAAAACTATGAAAATCAAAATTCTGAGCAGAGTAATGTGATTGCGAACGAAGAACAACAGCAAATTCAAGACCCAATCATGAGTATTTCTAACGAAAATGAAATGAACATACCACAATCATCCACGGCTTACATTCCTCAGTCCCAAGTTATACTTACCGAAACATTGGCGAATGTAGAACAACAATTGGATGTAGAGGATGAATATATTGAGGATAAAGCAAATGAGGAAAATGATGATAAAAATCTTACACTTTCGCCGAAAGATTTGCATCATCCGAGTGATTTAATACAAGCATAA